TGTCTTCCAAGCTCTGCTGAGCCTCAAACCACTTCAAAATCCAGAGTGGGGCCCCGTACCCCAGTTTCAGGTTTATTTTGGAGGGAAAGAGTGATGTTTTTCAGAGGTTtcacatttcagtatttcacaTTGGCCATTTGGTTGTTAGGTTCACCTCATAAAGCAGTTCCTTTAGTACTGGAAATTTGGACAGCCAGGTTTGGGGAACTCTCCTGAAATACTCCTCCTAGGCAGCTTTCCTCATGCCTGTGGGATGTAGAAAAAGACAGCTGTCAGGACTGCTGTGTTCAGATTGCACTGAATCCATGCAGCTTTTCAGtattctttgtgttttgtgtcCATAAACATGGAGAAACATGAACCAGGAGTCAGTCTGAAGACCCAATAAGTGAAGACTCCTCCACTCCCTGAGTTTTTATTTAAGCTATAGAATTCTTACACGGACACTGCCAGGATATTTCCTGTACCCCATACAGGGTGGAgtattaaaaatgtgaaaatgttcTGCCCCAGGGAAAGAATCAAGACTAATTAATTTTCAAACCCAAGCAGCTGTAATGAACTACAgtaaaatactcctttttttttaaggcagtaAGATGGGAAACTATAATTTAAATTAGTTGGTCTTAATCTTGACCAAACCAAGGTCCAGGGAAGGCATGCTGTCAGGAAAAAGAGCACTGTTACCTCTTGGCCTGAATCTGTCAATCAGAGGAACAAAGCTGTCAAGGACACTCCGAATTCGGTACACTGGGTGTGAAAACAAATGTACAAGATAAGCAACATaaaacatacattaaaaaatgacaaaacccaaacactgaCACTTGTTTAAACAACCACATCTGAAATATCATTAAGAAGAAAGATAAGGCTGAGTCATGAGAGAACCATCCACAGTCTCCCACCATGTTAACATGACCATCCTTAGGGATTGTCAAAATGCACAGCTTTTAATATTTCCAGTAGCTGCTGCCCCAAGCTCATCCTCAGTCCCAGGGGAATGCATGGCAGCCAGGATGCACAGCATCTTATCCAGTGGATCTGGGAAGACAGGCCTTGCTGTTAAAATTACACATTGTCATGGCAACGCAGCATTCGGCCATTGCTGCAGAGAGAGGTGACTCAGGGTCTTGTGATCACTGAGATGGAAAAATGAGTCAACCTCTCCCTTCAGTAGCATTAAGGCTGCTTGTCTGCATCCCCTCTGTAATTGGGGGATCTTGGGGGAGTTTCATGGTGAGTTACAGAATCTCAACCCCGGCAGTTTTGTGGGCTGTGGCAACTGTGTGACCTTGTCCTtagtgcagggacacagctgctgctggagggacacTTACCTAGACCAAAGTATATCCCAGTGGTTTCCAGGGAAGCAAAGGTGATCAAACCAATCCCAAGAGAAATAGTCCAGTCTAAggcaacaaaataaatgttagttttgttcctttttctacAATGCAACAATACATCCTTCAATTGAATCTTGCCTTACCTTTGTGGTAGTAGTAGCAAACTAGTAAAGCTCCAATTGCAAAGCAAAGAAtgacaaaatgaaagaattcaTCTGAAATTGAGAGGGAAGATTAGGTCACAACTGCAGCCATGGCCCTTCCAAATTCATCTTTAGGTACAGAGTCTCTCTCATGGAATGAAATCAATTTCCCTGAGATTTCTCAGGGATTAGGCTCAACATTCTGAGAAGCCTCAATGATTTTCATCATGAAGCCTTGATGCACGTCAACAAAACACTCATgttggaaaaataaagttttttttgaACCAGAGATCTTATTCTTGGACTAAGGTTCGACAGGTTTGACATCAGTTTGATTTAATAAATCAATTACCATCCTTCCGTATGCCCATCCACCGTACTGTCCACTGAGGGGGGTGAGTGCTCTCTTTCTCATATGCTACAAAAAAGAGAAGTCTTTTATTACCATGGAACTGTGAAATTAGGGAGTTTaaagtttatttccttttttgtatCTGAAATAGATTGTCAGAGCAGGAATATATGTAAAACTGTTTGTTGGTCTGCAAACCTTTCAAAAAGATCAAAtcagcaattttaaaatcactccaaagaacatgattttaaaaattaattttaaaaagtataacCAGATGGCTGCATTAACAATACTGAATTGTTTTAAAGCACTCTGTGTCTTTTCCGCCTCTTCTGGGACAAGCCATAGTCTCAGAATGACAGAGGGGGAGTAAAGCCATAGTACAAGGGAGCTTCAGTTTGATCCCTGGGTGCTTTGCACAACCACAGCTACAGTAAAAATTTCCCCTTCATTACTGAGGGTGTGAGAACCATTCCTCTACTAACACCTGACACCAAGTACTTCTGAACCTCCCAAAATGAGACCTGCTGCTGAAATGAGTCTCCTGCAGCTACACTGGCatagagaaaaaacaacataaGAACAAATGAGGTATTTTAGAGGCTTATACACAGAGCAGTTTGCTCTTTGTCATGAATGGAGTTGccaaattctcttttttctccatctgtatTGCCAGAAAGAGCTGAGTATTTTACCATTTCTCCAACAACAGGTtcaaaacagaagttttttcccttttttcttagTTGGTGGTTTGAGCAGCCCTGAGGCACCTGCTGCACCCAAGACTTTGGGAGGCGATTCAGAACAAGTTCCGGATGTTGATTCCCCCTACACTGGGCAACCTCTGCCTGGCAGTGAATTTTCTCTAAAGATGTAACAGGTGAGTACTGAAAGGGTCTTTTACATGAGCTGTAGACTTTTGCTGTCGTGCTTTTGAACCACAGAACAACTAAACCTTGAACAGAAACTCTGCTCTGGGTCACCTGATACAGGCATCAGATTTTTGCCTCTTTGAGCAGTCTGCGTTGATCACATTCTGGTTTGGGGGCAAactcaattattttcttattaataaCACAATACTGCACTATTCTGACTCACAGATACAACTCTGTGCAGTTGTATGAATGATCTATAGATAAAGAATTTAGCAGAACATCAATTCACACTTGGCAAGTGTCTGTCCTGTATTATTCTACTTTCTAAATGCAACAGTGTCACTGTAACTTGGCATCATGGAATCACTtgcacagtattttttctgttaaagcATTCCATGTTATTACCTGTTTTCAACCTTCTACTTTTTGATTAGACAATCTCTAGGCATCAAGGAGCTGGTATTGCCCTCACCACACTAAGCAAAACTCCTGAAAGAACATCTGCAAAATAAACTTCTTTATTTGCATGTTTGTACTCACCATCTACATCTGAATCTTCTCTTCTGGCAAcctctgaaaagaaatataattttgttacttctaatggaaaaaatacaaatatagaGCTTGCCACCATACTCAGCACCAAGAAGCACAGTGAGTAACCACCTGTCTGCAACAAAACTGGGGTGGGTGGTAGAGAGGCCAAACACCAAGGGGAAAAGTACCACGACCCTTTCTGCACCTGGCAGTGTGGGGAGAATATGGCCCTGCAATGGATCCCTCTGCCCTGGTGTTCCTGTGGCTCCTTGGGGATAGGTAACTCAAAAACCTCCCCAGGGGATTATGCTGCAATTTGTAACTTTCCACTGCACAGAACAGAAGTGGAGCAGATGTCCTCTCCAAAGGCTGCTCCACTGGGCTGTTTGCCTCTCCTAACTCATCCTGTGGCCTTGGCCTGGGCACAGGAGGGATGTGCTCAGCAATGCAATTAAGCTGTTGGCAATTTCCTGCTGTGGGCTTTTTACAAACATtcaggggctgtgcagcagtGTCTGGTGGGAGAAAGTCTGCCTTCACACTGCCTGTCTGTGCAAGCCTCTTGCCTGGCACTGTTGCTCTGTTGCTGACATCTGGCTTTCACCTGGCAcctcctgctgggaatgctgtgtATTCAGAGCCAAGcatcactgcctgcagaaagcaggttccaggtccctcccagccttgCACACCCGCTCAGCAGGAGACAGAGGGCTTCAGGGAATGCTGAAAACTGCCTCCAGCTTTTTTGGCTAAAACTGAACAGCTGCCCAACAGAAAACTGCTGGGTTTTTCCCTAAAGAAAGACTGCTATGAGCTGATCTTGTGAGAGCCTGGCAGGCCTACTAAAATGGGTTAATCTGCCAGAACACCTTGTACAAAtcacctgctgcctgccagTCACTACCACAGTCTTGCAACAGAATGTCTGCACCATGCCCAGGCCCAACACCAGGCTAACTGGAAACCAAGGGATGTACAGcctgagattattttttaatgtctcagCAGGTCAGAAAGAAGACACTGCAGTTTTAGTCAGTCCAGCAGGATGAGGTGACCTGGGAGCACTTACCTGAATCTCTGTAGGGAACCACCTCTGCTGGTATTCCTAAAACATGACCCAGAGATGAGGTAGGTTAATACCTATAGTGAAGGTGTCTggtgccagtgccagcccatCAGCTCCCTGAAATCACTGTGGGTGTTTTACAGAGACAAGGAAGAGACCAACTCTAACTCCTTGAAgagggtggctctgctgggggcTATGCAGTCAAAAAGTGGGAAATGACTGAATTCTTATCTAACCCCCATATTCCATCTCTCCAGGTATCTGGAGTCAGGTAGAATCAGACTCCTGTGAGACAGATTAGATCTCCTAATGTCAATTTTAAATGAGCAGCTCTTATATTTGGGCTAAGCTCAGTTTAAgacattaattaaaatattaatgctttacatttttacatCCATAGTTCTATAGGTATTTCTGTGTATTGACACAGCACATTTTCTTCATCTGCATTGTgcttattttctatttttcctttggtaGGAAAGGAGAAGCCTCAGGAACAAGGTGGTCCTTGCTGATGACCTCCAGTCAGTGCTGTGGGCTGACTGCAGCCCCTCTAAGTAGTGGCTGTGACAGATGTTTTCAGAACCCTCTTGCTGCATTTCAGTGGCAGCTGTGCAGACCCAGGCAGCAGGACTCCTCCCACAACAGcagattttgctgctttcctggtTCAGCACTGAGCACAGGGCATGGCTGAGTGTCAGCATTAGTTGAGTTTTATCTTGTAGGAAATGTCTTTCCTACAGCCAAATTCTGACTTGTCTTTCTTTTACATCTACACATGTTAATATACCTTTGTTCAACAGCCAAAGCaaagaatgcaaaaaataatccttttttgGTTTATATTGTTTGCCTCTAGTAAAAGCCAATACTGTTGTCACTTTGTCCTACCTCCAAGTAACTGGCCTTCAGTCTTTTGTCTTCCTAAATCTTCCTCAACACTGTCTGGATAGGAGAAAGTATTTGTTCATCagagtaaagaaaaatgtgctAGCAGCATCAGAAACAACAGCACTGTAGTTGTTTGCTCATAATATAAGCATATGAAGGTAAAAATCAAGGCTTTGAAATGCAAGGATCACTATTGGCTGCTTTTGCCTCACAGCTTCCTTCAAAGCTGGCTGAATAGCTGAAACTCAGCAAAATCTGAAGTTGGATTAACTTGTATAAAGGGCTGTAGAGAGAAGTTAGGATCTTTTATTTGGGGAAGGAATCTTGCAGCAGATTCCATGTTTCGGAAACCAACTTCCACAAGAGTGGGTGGCAGCCACTATTTTACTGAATATGAATCAGGTACTGATGACTTTCTACGTTCTCTCTTTTTTGCACAATTTCTTACTTTATTCAGAGCTCTACAGAACTGCCACATCTCCTTTGTCAATTCTCACAAACAGGCAGTCAGACTAAATTATGtatcagggaaaataaaataaatcctcttTACCTTGTGTATCTTCATCCGTGGACTCCTGGGATGAGTTTTCAGACTTTTTGTCCTCTTCTGAATATACAAAATTCCTTTCCAAACTCTTCAGGAGTTtcactttttcatcttttttgtaaagagagaaaaaaaaaaaaacattatcagtgactacattttctattttacaaTTACAGATTTCCCAATGCTTTATTAAAAGTTGCCTGACAGGAAATCAGACCTTTATCTAAATTCAGTTGTGGTTCTGGCACACAAAGATTAGTACAAAGCATCAAATGAAAGCATCATACATACTACAGTTTAGACCTTCTTAAATGGTTGTGGTAGACACTTAAAGTTTCAGATTCTGGCGTTTAATTATTCATAATGTTACCCCTGTGCAAATTCCCAGtccctgaagcagcagctgaacgATGCTTCAGCAGGAGAGGGTggctcaccctgccctgggctaCTTCTGCCAGGGCTCCCCGTGCCGACGCCGCGGCTCCAGCTCCCTCTCGTGGCACAGGAGCACCGCCCTCACAGCCACGCCAGGATCCCAActgctcctggctcctgtgGCCAGGGGTGACTCTGAACATCATCTCTTCATCAGGAGGTGCAGGATTTGGGCACAGGTAGGTAGATGGGAttgcttctcctccagctcctcgaggctgctcacagcacagcccaAGGGTCTTGTAACCGACATTCCTGCTCTGAGAGATGATCAAAGCTGGGCTGTGCACCAGGATGGGAGGTCTCTCCCCTTCAGGAACACATTTAATCAAGGCAGATGCAGGAACAGGATGTCCTTGAGGGTCTCCAGCTAAATTTAGGGTCATCTTAAGTGAGTGCTCCTCTGTCATCTATTAAAGACAATTAATGACTGTGGACCCTGTGAAACTGCCCCTGGTTTCTTACTGCACAACCAGGCAAATAAGTCTCTTTTATCTTGTTGCCAGGTTCAGCACCCAGTGTACTATCCCCTGTCCATTCCTTTTAGTTTTACATGTGCTGCTAGGGAATTATATTTgtacaaatattttcactggCTCAGCTCTGATTCCCTACCACTGTGAGTGCTCAGAGGGGTCCTGGCTGGCTGGATAACAGTCTGTGCAAGAAAGTCAGGAAAAACTTTCTCAAGTCAGAGAAACTTCTTTGGCAGCATCATCCCAGGACATGCTCTCTCCCTAAAcacaagtggtttttttttccccagaagcaGCCAAGTCTAACTGCAGTAAAACACTAACTTTGGCTCCCGTGACCAGCACACCTAACTGCCTTTCCTGAGCAGCACTTCCAGACAGTTCAGCTGTTCACTAATAATCACTTCCAAGCACATAACAGAGTGTTCAAGCTGCTGTCAAGTCCCACTGACAGCTGACAGGAGGACAGGTAGGACTCACCCTTTCCCTTGGAGCTGGGCAGCTGCCTGTACCCAGATGGGTTGGAAGTCTTCAGCAAAAGGTAGAGAAGAGCCATTGCCCTGACTCCTTTCTTCTCTATGGCTttcaggcaggcagcacagcctccGGGGAGGGCATCACAGGTGTTAAGGAGCTGAAAAGGAGGTAAGTAACTAGCAAATGGTCTTTCCAATAAAACACAGCCTGTAGAAGCACACCCTGATGGGCAAATGAGTGTATCCCACCCTGTGGGAAATGTATCCCACCTGCTCCTACTACACAAAGGGAAAACTGGGGACAAAGAGTAATGTCAGGGATAGGAAGAGAATGTAAACTCCATTCAGCAACTCAGAGCAGAGCCTTCAACTGGGAAAAACAGCACGGTGGGCAAAAGTTAACTATTCAGAGAGCTGAGAAACAGCTATAGGGTCTAAAAAAGGCCATGCAATTGCAGCAGTATCTTACAGCAAAATGTGACAATGGTCCTGCCTAGAACATAGTGAGCGGAGCTGATCCTGAGGAATTTATACAGAGCCAGTTATTTTTGCACATGGAGAGCAGTGAAGTAAAAAGCAGTACCCTGAACCTCATTTATCAAAGTGGCCTGTTACaccttttaatatatttcagtaTATCAGCTAGTGGGACTGTGTTCTCTCTCCCCAGAGTATagcagaaaagtaaaataacaaGCATAAGTGTTCCTGTGTAACTTACattgttcttttcttcagtATTCAGGATAGGTGGGTCAGTAGTGGCCAAGCATTTCACAAGTGATTCCCAGAAGGGCTGGTTCATTTTCTCATGATTCTCCAAGTACTTGGCATCAGCAGCAAAAACTCtctgaaaaatatctgtaaggaaaacaaacctgtCACTGTGCAGGAGTAGAGGGGGGGTTTCATGGCAGTGTTCCTGTGGTGTTCAGTGCAGGTGTGGAGACAGACACCAGGCTGTAACACACTGCCCAATAACAGGACACAGGAAAGAGAGTGGTGCTGTATTGTATAAAGCATCTCAGTCTGCCACAAAACAGCAGACAAATGTCAATAGTTCACACAAATGACTGATGTCTCTGTGATGCTGTTGTCTCAGTTAGAGAAGCATGGCAAGTGTTCCCAAAGTATTCCTAGCTATTTAACAGGTGTTTATTCTGACCGTGCTGTTTTACAGACAGGCACAAAGACCCCAAGACACTGAGATTGCTCATCAGGCATTTAATGCACAGTAAAGTCTCCTTCATGTATCTAAATTCCCTCTTGCATGTGCACAAAGCCTAACAGGAACctgtggaagagctgggaattgACTGCTGGTCTCTCTTTTACAAGCAAGGAGATGGATAGGGTGTGTTTTCAGACGAAACAGATTTCATTGACTCATGTCCACCCTGGCAAACACTGCTGTGCACTGTGCATGAGCCAGAGGTCTGATCTTTGTGTGCTTCCCTCACCTTGCTGTTCTTCAGTAAGATCTGGGATTGGGACATCCAAATTCTCCATTGCTGTGCCTGTttgaaaggggagaaaaagcacATGTAGAATCAGGTCACTGACCCTCCTGGTTTTCTGTCTTTGATTTTCTGCAAACACAGTGTCTCTCTCTGGGCCTTTCAGTTTTGAAATCACTTCTCTGTTTCACATCATGATTCATTTACTCTCCTGGGACCCAATTCTTGACTCCTCCAAGTGAGCCCTACTGGCCTTTGGTTATTAGGAAAGAACAAA
This portion of the Motacilla alba alba isolate MOTALB_02 chromosome 12, Motacilla_alba_V1.0_pri, whole genome shotgun sequence genome encodes:
- the TMEM40 gene encoding transmembrane protein 40; this translates as MENLDVPIPDLTEEQQDIFQRVFAADAKYLENHEKMNQPFWESLVKCLATTDPPILNTEEKNNLLNTCDALPGGCAACLKAIEKKGVRAMALLYLLLKTSNPSGYRQLPSSKGKDEKVKLLKSLERNFVYSEEDKKSENSSQESTDEDTQDSVEEDLGRQKTEGQLLGGIPAEVVPYRDSEVARREDSDVDAYEKESTHPPQWTVRWMGIRKDDEFFHFVILCFAIGALLVCYYYHKDWTISLGIGLITFASLETTGIYFGLVYRIRSVLDSFVPLIDRFRPRGMRKAA